Proteins encoded within one genomic window of Granulicella pectinivorans:
- a CDS encoding TetR/AcrR family transcriptional regulator → MIENTVQKISKHEMRTRATRELLLQAAETVFARDGYERAELGAIATLAGRTKGAIYAQFKSKEDVFLALVTKRVGCYRAEVEELLRRSSNREESLAAFRQYCLRFAFDQSWALLMMEYKLYVIRHPDAKAAHLLFRSEMTSGDRERGLTRIFGPAGTGQGALSRAVGIEMVYSLLLALAVDMRFSSEAPNHEVVNNIANRIFDALLDTAAQPES, encoded by the coding sequence ATGATCGAGAACACGGTCCAGAAGATCAGCAAACACGAAATGCGGACGAGGGCCACACGGGAGCTCTTGCTCCAGGCGGCGGAGACGGTCTTCGCGCGGGACGGATACGAGCGCGCAGAACTCGGCGCGATCGCCACGCTCGCCGGACGCACCAAAGGGGCAATCTACGCGCAGTTCAAGAGCAAGGAAGACGTCTTTCTGGCCCTCGTGACGAAGCGGGTCGGGTGTTACCGGGCAGAGGTCGAGGAACTCCTTCGGCGTTCCAGCAACCGGGAGGAGAGTCTCGCGGCATTCCGGCAGTACTGCCTGCGATTTGCGTTTGACCAGTCCTGGGCGTTGCTGATGATGGAATATAAGCTCTACGTCATCCGGCATCCGGACGCGAAGGCCGCACATCTCCTCTTCCGCTCGGAGATGACGTCCGGAGACAGGGAGCGCGGGCTCACCAGGATCTTCGGTCCAGCCGGAACCGGGCAGGGCGCCCTGAGCCGCGCCGTCGGAATCGAGATGGTGTATTCCCTTCTGCTGGCGCTCGCCGTGGACATGAGATTTTCATCCGAGGCACCCAACCACGAGGTCGTGAACAACATCGCAAACCGCATCTTCGACGCCCTGCTGGACACCGCGGCGCAGCCGGAGAGCTAA
- the galU gene encoding UTP--glucose-1-phosphate uridylyltransferase GalU has translation MSTPQKIRKAVFPAAGMGTRFLPATKSTPKEMLCLVDKPLIQYGVEEAVAAGCTEIIIVTGRGKTTMEDHFDKSAELEASLLAKNKIALLEIAQSVSKLAKIVYVRQPEALGLGHAVLMAKEIVGNEPFCVLLPDDIVDASTPCMKQMVEAFHETQSSILGSEVVEGDAISAYGCLDCTPDATNPRLLSVSGMVEKPAPGTQPSQNAIIGRYILTPRIFEMIETIKPGAGGELQLTDAILALLQYEKVYGFSYEGKRHDAGDKQGFLRATVELALKHPKLGGDFRNWLKTQNF, from the coding sequence ATGTCCACACCTCAGAAGATCCGCAAAGCCGTCTTCCCCGCCGCAGGCATGGGAACCCGCTTTCTTCCCGCCACCAAGTCCACGCCGAAGGAGATGCTCTGTCTGGTCGACAAGCCGCTGATCCAGTACGGCGTCGAGGAGGCTGTTGCGGCCGGATGCACCGAGATCATCATTGTGACGGGCCGCGGCAAGACCACCATGGAGGACCACTTCGACAAGTCCGCCGAACTCGAAGCCTCACTGCTGGCTAAGAACAAGATCGCCCTGCTCGAGATCGCGCAGTCGGTCTCGAAGCTCGCCAAGATCGTCTACGTGCGCCAGCCCGAAGCACTCGGCCTGGGACACGCCGTGCTGATGGCCAAGGAGATCGTCGGCAATGAACCGTTCTGCGTGCTGCTTCCAGACGATATCGTCGACGCCTCCACCCCATGCATGAAGCAGATGGTCGAAGCCTTCCACGAGACACAGTCGTCGATCCTCGGCTCCGAAGTCGTCGAAGGCGACGCGATCTCCGCGTACGGCTGCCTGGACTGCACTCCGGATGCGACCAACCCGCGTCTGCTCTCCGTCTCCGGCATGGTCGAAAAGCCTGCGCCCGGGACGCAGCCGTCGCAGAACGCCATCATCGGCCGCTACATCCTTACGCCGCGCATCTTCGAGATGATCGAAACCATCAAGCCCGGCGCGGGCGGCGAGCTTCAGCTCACCGACGCCATTCTGGCGCTGCTGCAGTATGAGAAGGTCTACGGATTCAGCTATGAGGGCAAGCGTCACGATGCCGGCGACAAGCAGGGCTTCCTGCGCGCGACGGTCGAGCTGGCGCTGAAGCATCCGAAGCTGGGCGGAGACTTCCGCAACTGGCTGAAGACACAAAACTTCTAA
- the mfd gene encoding transcription-repair coupling factor, translating into MVLPFVRELLADLERSEAYERVRRHLAAGSGRRRVAGLTFTARSMFLPSFVKAANGPCLILVADNKAAEALHLAVVQACELTGALAPEAVLRLPGHDVLPFENLSPHPEIQEHRAATLWKLCEKSPAKTAATPRLIIAPVEAACMRLFPRDFYNGLALRLRVGEEHLPDMLVEHLLTVGYTKVDVVEMPGQVTLRGGILDVYSPEQERPVRIDFFGDEIESIRTFDPETQRSISSPRDHVLLLPLTEFPVTEKLLTAINARLTRSGSAAGANLEGGEQPRELQTRSGEATIFPGWEFFAPVAGASGTLLDLLGPATRVFIEEPAMVQNQGERWWNKVEQRHERSGIGNLVRPEDVYISPWDLTDRLRDFSGIELDQLGAVDILDADRSDLSEVEFHTRPTQRFHGSIPGLIEAIKDLVRLDARVLLTAPNQGEVERLASLLQEYAVPYRLGSRNQQQGGSTTVYSESSYLAGELSTPVIVKAALANGVQVLDLDKASAKQIVLFGANDLSDDADVEARPVRRSKSKTSAFISDFRDLAVGDYVVHVEHGIARYCGLRILDEDPAANPLELMILEFADEAKLYVPLTRLDLIQKYRSTDTGPAPQLNKLGNPAWQKTKARVKKAMADMAGELLKLYAQRKAAQGTPFSPDTNMQHEFEDAFDFTETDDQLAAIADIKRDMESTQPMDRLLCGDVGYGKTEVAMRAAFKAVQDSKQVAVLTPTTVLSFQHFESFKKRFANFPVNIEMLSRFRTAKEKAAILEKAAEGKIDILIGTHAVLAQSLKFQDLGLLIVDEEQRFGVKHKERLKQMRASIDVLAMSATPIPRTLHMSLIGLRDMSVIETPPKDRMAIQTIVAKFDEKLVRTAIEMELERGGQAYFVHNRVETIYELAAKIRELVPSARIGIGHGQLPEAELERVMLAFMNHEYDVLCATSIIENGLDIPLANTIIINRADRHGLSELYQLRGRVGRSNRRAYAYLLIPPETELTEIARRRLAALKEFSDLGAGFKIAALDLELRGAGNMLGGEQSGHIEAIGFEMYTTMLAEAVSRLKGDDKPDEETATLSLGISLRIDASYIPEENQRLRMYKKIAGAQSDLELEDVRAELVDRYGEIPEAVLNLLAAGAIRIHCERLGIASLERKRTAIEEPKAAAKPTQQPAQQRPGLPGRHGQAPIHNPLQHSYRQVAARPVTNATMAVRATTAALTRPGQGGSIRPMREMLYVKFTERTHAPIETGKQRMGVDPGLLMKLVSRNTKNGAQFTPQGVLRWPLSSAKAEDVLAETRALLNSLDPATN; encoded by the coding sequence ATGGTGCTTCCCTTTGTCCGCGAACTTCTCGCCGACCTCGAACGATCCGAGGCGTACGAGCGTGTGCGCCGGCACCTTGCCGCCGGATCGGGACGTCGCCGCGTCGCGGGACTGACCTTCACGGCGCGCTCCATGTTCCTGCCCTCGTTTGTGAAGGCCGCGAACGGGCCGTGTCTCATCCTGGTCGCGGACAACAAGGCCGCGGAGGCGCTGCACCTTGCCGTGGTCCAGGCCTGTGAACTGACCGGAGCGCTTGCGCCCGAGGCGGTGCTGCGTCTGCCCGGCCACGACGTGCTGCCGTTTGAGAACCTCTCGCCGCACCCCGAGATCCAGGAGCATCGCGCCGCCACGCTGTGGAAGCTGTGCGAAAAGTCCCCGGCCAAGACCGCCGCGACGCCGCGCCTGATCATCGCGCCGGTGGAAGCGGCCTGCATGCGGCTGTTTCCGCGCGACTTCTACAACGGCCTTGCCCTGCGGCTGCGGGTGGGGGAAGAGCACCTGCCCGATATGCTCGTCGAGCATCTGCTGACGGTCGGGTATACGAAGGTCGATGTGGTGGAGATGCCGGGGCAGGTGACGCTGCGTGGCGGCATCCTCGACGTCTACTCTCCCGAGCAGGAGAGGCCCGTCCGCATCGATTTTTTCGGCGATGAGATCGAGTCGATCCGCACGTTCGATCCGGAGACGCAGCGGTCGATATCCTCACCCAGGGACCATGTTCTTCTGCTTCCGCTGACCGAGTTTCCCGTCACCGAGAAGCTGCTGACCGCGATCAATGCGCGGCTGACGCGCAGCGGCAGCGCGGCCGGCGCGAACCTGGAAGGGGGTGAGCAACCGCGCGAGTTACAAACCCGCAGCGGTGAGGCGACGATCTTCCCCGGATGGGAGTTCTTCGCACCCGTGGCCGGAGCCAGCGGCACGCTGCTCGATCTGCTGGGCCCCGCGACGCGCGTCTTCATCGAAGAGCCCGCGATGGTGCAGAACCAGGGCGAGCGCTGGTGGAACAAGGTCGAACAGAGGCATGAGCGATCGGGTATCGGGAACCTGGTGCGGCCCGAGGATGTGTACATCTCGCCGTGGGATCTGACGGATCGCCTGCGCGACTTCTCGGGCATCGAGCTCGACCAGCTCGGCGCGGTGGATATTCTCGACGCGGACCGCAGCGATCTCTCCGAGGTCGAGTTCCATACGCGCCCCACGCAACGCTTCCATGGCTCGATCCCCGGGCTGATCGAAGCGATCAAGGATCTTGTCCGGCTGGACGCGCGGGTGCTGCTGACCGCGCCCAACCAGGGCGAGGTCGAGCGGCTTGCGTCGCTGTTGCAGGAGTACGCCGTGCCGTATCGGCTGGGTTCGCGCAACCAGCAGCAGGGCGGCAGCACGACGGTGTATTCGGAGTCGAGCTATCTTGCGGGCGAGCTGAGTACGCCCGTGATCGTCAAGGCTGCTCTCGCGAATGGCGTGCAGGTGCTGGACCTCGATAAGGCGAGCGCGAAGCAGATCGTGCTGTTCGGGGCCAACGATCTCTCCGACGATGCCGATGTCGAGGCGCGACCCGTGCGGCGTTCGAAGTCCAAGACGAGTGCTTTCATCTCCGACTTCCGCGATCTTGCGGTGGGCGACTACGTGGTGCATGTCGAGCACGGCATCGCGCGGTACTGCGGGCTCCGGATTCTGGATGAGGACCCCGCCGCGAATCCGCTGGAGCTGATGATCCTCGAGTTCGCCGATGAGGCCAAGCTCTACGTTCCGCTGACGCGACTCGACCTCATCCAGAAGTACCGCAGCACCGATACGGGACCGGCTCCGCAGTTGAACAAGCTTGGCAACCCTGCGTGGCAGAAGACCAAAGCCCGCGTGAAGAAGGCCATGGCCGACATGGCCGGCGAGCTGCTGAAGCTGTACGCGCAGCGCAAGGCCGCGCAGGGTACGCCGTTTTCGCCCGATACCAACATGCAGCATGAGTTCGAAGACGCCTTCGACTTCACCGAGACCGACGACCAGCTTGCGGCCATTGCCGACATCAAGCGCGACATGGAGTCGACCCAGCCGATGGACCGGCTGCTGTGCGGCGACGTCGGCTACGGCAAGACCGAGGTCGCCATGCGCGCCGCATTCAAAGCGGTGCAGGACTCGAAGCAGGTGGCTGTGTTGACGCCCACCACCGTGCTGAGCTTCCAGCATTTTGAGAGCTTCAAGAAGCGCTTCGCCAACTTCCCGGTCAACATCGAAATGCTCTCGCGCTTCCGCACCGCGAAGGAGAAGGCAGCGATCCTGGAGAAGGCAGCGGAAGGCAAGATCGACATCCTGATCGGTACGCATGCGGTGCTGGCGCAGTCGCTGAAGTTCCAGGACCTGGGACTGCTGATCGTGGATGAAGAACAGCGCTTCGGCGTGAAGCACAAAGAGCGGCTGAAGCAGATGCGCGCTTCGATCGACGTGCTGGCCATGTCCGCGACGCCCATCCCGCGCACGCTGCATATGTCGCTGATCGGCCTGCGCGATATGTCCGTCATCGAGACACCGCCCAAGGACCGCATGGCCATCCAGACGATCGTTGCCAAGTTCGACGAGAAGCTCGTCCGCACGGCGATCGAGATGGAGCTGGAGCGCGGGGGCCAGGCCTACTTCGTCCACAACCGCGTCGAAACGATCTATGAGCTCGCCGCGAAGATCCGCGAGCTGGTGCCAAGCGCGCGGATCGGCATCGGCCACGGACAGCTTCCGGAGGCCGAGCTCGAACGCGTCATGCTCGCCTTCATGAATCATGAGTACGACGTGCTGTGCGCGACCAGCATCATTGAAAACGGCCTCGACATTCCGCTGGCGAACACGATCATCATCAACCGCGCGGATCGCCATGGCCTGAGCGAGCTGTACCAGTTGCGAGGCCGCGTCGGCCGCTCGAATCGCCGCGCGTATGCGTATCTCCTGATCCCTCCGGAGACGGAGTTGACCGAGATCGCGCGCCGCCGTCTCGCCGCGCTCAAGGAGTTCTCCGACCTGGGTGCGGGCTTCAAGATCGCGGCGCTCGACCTGGAACTGCGCGGCGCGGGCAACATGCTGGGCGGCGAACAGTCCGGCCACATCGAAGCCATCGGCTTTGAGATGTATACGACCATGCTCGCGGAGGCGGTCTCTCGCCTGAAGGGTGACGACAAGCCGGATGAGGAGACGGCGACGCTCTCGCTCGGCATCTCGTTACGTATCGATGCCAGCTATATCCCCGAGGAGAACCAGCGTCTGCGCATGTACAAGAAGATCGCCGGCGCGCAATCGGACCTGGAGCTTGAAGACGTGCGGGCGGAGCTGGTCGACCGTTATGGTGAGATTCCCGAAGCGGTGCTGAACCTGCTTGCCGCGGGCGCGATCCGCATCCACTGCGAGCGGCTCGGGATCGCCTCGCTCGAGCGCAAGCGCACCGCAATCGAAGAGCCCAAAGCTGCGGCCAAACCCACACAGCAGCCGGCCCAGCAGCGCCCCGGTCTACCCGGGCGTCATGGGCAGGCCCCGATCCACAATCCGCTGCAGCACAGCTATCGCCAGGTCGCGGCACGCCCCGTGACCAACGCGACGATGGCGGTGCGCGCCACGACGGCAGCCCTCACGCGACCGGGCCAGGGAGGCAGCATCAGGCCCATGCGCGAGATGCTGTACGTGAAGTTCACCGAGCGCACGCACGCGCCGATCGAGACGGGCAAGCAACGCATGGGTGTCGACCCCGGACTGCTGATGAAGCTGGTCTCCCGCAACACCAAGAATGGAGCGCAGTTTACTCCGCAGGGCGTGCTGCGCTGGCCATTGTCGAGCGCCAAGGCGGAAGACGTGCTGGCGGAGACGCGGGCTCTGCTGAACTCGCTGGATCCTGCCACGAACTGA
- a CDS encoding esterase/lipase family protein gives MRSCAAVFWAFFLLCVAGPACREARADDLKPRVIVFVHGLHGDHETWRAANGAYWPDLIKTDPRFQRSDVVVAEYPTPSSHGRLSTDQLARILYDGLKQKRVWEHREIVFIAHSLGGLLTEEMLLSHPEDAVHVPFIVAYATPHQGSFVASLAKIYDGDPLLTDLRDSNDNSFLMDLELKWRSTPAVTRIHRFCAYETLDTAAGEGIGKYLRARTRVVSYYSATYGCDVDTPPQKIVADHIGIVKPADRNADAYTFFAKLYRSHPIIDTVETVRDNRIANLTVDCNKTNSADDLQVPIVLDPALHEQLVSVEAEFVDTEKIKDIAPPEVRKIDPVGIAHIAYSFKGQGHGLMLGCPTGKTTLLVHFKIRGEVPLTE, from the coding sequence TTGCGTAGCTGTGCTGCTGTGTTCTGGGCGTTCTTCCTCCTGTGTGTCGCCGGACCGGCCTGTCGTGAGGCCCGTGCCGATGACCTCAAGCCGCGTGTCATCGTCTTCGTCCACGGCCTTCACGGCGACCATGAGACGTGGCGTGCCGCCAACGGAGCCTACTGGCCCGATCTCATCAAGACCGATCCCCGCTTCCAGCGCTCCGACGTCGTGGTCGCCGAGTATCCCACGCCCTCATCGCACGGCCGCCTCTCCACCGACCAGCTCGCTCGCATCCTCTACGACGGCCTCAAGCAGAAACGCGTCTGGGAGCACAGGGAGATCGTCTTCATCGCCCACTCGCTCGGCGGCCTCCTCACCGAGGAGATGCTCCTCAGCCACCCCGAAGACGCCGTCCACGTGCCCTTCATCGTCGCCTACGCGACGCCGCACCAGGGATCGTTCGTCGCCAGCCTCGCCAAAATCTACGACGGCGACCCCCTGCTCACCGACCTCCGCGACAGCAACGACAACAGCTTCCTCATGGATCTCGAACTCAAGTGGCGCAGCACCCCGGCCGTCACCCGCATCCACCGCTTCTGCGCCTATGAGACGCTGGATACCGCCGCCGGCGAGGGCATCGGCAAGTACCTCCGGGCGCGCACCCGTGTCGTCAGCTACTACAGCGCCACCTACGGCTGCGACGTCGATACGCCTCCCCAGAAGATCGTCGCCGACCACATCGGCATCGTGAAGCCGGCGGACCGCAACGCCGACGCCTATACCTTCTTCGCCAAGCTCTACCGCAGCCACCCCATCATCGACACCGTCGAGACCGTCCGCGACAACAGAATCGCCAACCTCACCGTCGACTGCAACAAGACGAACTCTGCCGACGACCTCCAGGTGCCCATCGTCCTCGACCCCGCCCTCCACGAACAACTCGTGTCGGTGGAGGCGGAGTTCGTGGACACGGAGAAGATCAAGGACATCGCTCCGCCCGAGGTCCGCAAGATCGACCCCGTCGGCATCGCGCACATCGCCTACAGCTTCAAGGGGCAGGGCCATGGGCTGATGCTCGGTTGCCCTACGGGAAAAACCACCCTCCTGGTGCACTTCAAAATCCGCGGCGAAGTCCCCCTCACGGAGTAG
- a CDS encoding AbrB/MazE/SpoVT family DNA-binding domain-containing protein, with protein sequence MMTTVAEIVKAGRFVVPKQMRDALHLVSGTRIPLEQAGESIVIRPEEGLTGGIAYDALLLACARKVDATEFYTFDTNRFRLVAPDLADGIDVQ encoded by the coding sequence ATGATGACCACCGTGGCGGAGATCGTTAAGGCAGGCCGGTTCGTCGTCCCGAAGCAGATGCGGGACGCACTGCACCTTGTTTCGGGAACCCGGATTCCTCTGGAGCAGGCGGGCGAATCGATCGTTATTCGCCCTGAGGAAGGCCTCACGGGAGGGATTGCGTATGACGCTCTTTTGCTCGCCTGCGCCCGCAAGGTCGATGCGACCGAGTTCTACACCTTCGATACGAATCGCTTTCGTCTCGTGGCTCCCGACCTCGCGGATGGCATCGATGTCCAATGA
- a CDS encoding sensor domain-containing diguanylate cyclase, with the protein MVDTKLEDEAGRLAALHRYEVLDTPKEAAFDRITGLVKTVLSVPICAVSLIDADRQWFKSCVGLDVDGTARDISFCTHTIKARVPMNIPDAAEDPRFAENPLVTGAPYIRSYLGVPLSSPDGYNLGSLCAIDTKPRDFDPTQIEVLKSFAAIVTNEMELRRIAQVDHLTGAATRRGFTVEVDKTISRFLRGQTPAAFVVMDIDHFKKVNDTYGHPAGDIVLRTVGTKLSELIRSGDLLGRLGGEEFGILLTGDTVEQATETAERLREALETTVIEHDPPIRITASFGIAALDAECLSFEKWLAKADAALYEAKRTGRNKCCVA; encoded by the coding sequence GTGGTCGATACAAAACTGGAAGATGAAGCGGGGCGGCTGGCCGCACTGCATCGTTATGAAGTCCTGGACACTCCCAAGGAAGCAGCCTTCGACAGGATTACGGGCCTCGTCAAGACCGTGTTGAGCGTTCCCATCTGTGCCGTCTCGTTGATCGACGCCGACCGTCAGTGGTTCAAGTCCTGTGTTGGCCTGGACGTCGACGGTACGGCACGCGACATCTCCTTCTGCACTCACACCATCAAGGCCCGCGTCCCGATGAACATCCCCGACGCCGCCGAAGACCCGCGATTCGCTGAGAACCCGCTGGTGACCGGAGCACCATATATCCGCAGCTACCTGGGCGTGCCGCTGAGTTCGCCGGACGGCTACAACCTGGGGTCGCTGTGCGCGATCGACACCAAGCCGCGCGACTTCGATCCGACGCAGATCGAGGTGCTGAAGAGCTTCGCCGCGATCGTCACGAACGAGATGGAGCTGCGCCGCATCGCGCAGGTGGACCACCTGACCGGGGCAGCCACGCGCCGCGGATTCACCGTCGAGGTGGACAAGACGATCAGCCGCTTTCTCCGCGGCCAGACGCCGGCGGCGTTTGTTGTCATGGACATCGACCACTTCAAGAAGGTCAACGACACGTATGGCCATCCTGCAGGGGACATCGTGCTGCGCACGGTGGGAACGAAGCTCTCCGAGCTGATCCGCTCGGGCGACCTGCTGGGACGTCTGGGGGGCGAGGAGTTCGGCATCCTGCTGACCGGGGACACGGTGGAGCAGGCGACCGAGACGGCGGAGCGTCTGCGCGAGGCCCTGGAGACGACCGTCATCGAGCATGATCCGCCCATCCGCATCACGGCAAGCTTCGGCATCGCCGCCCTCGATGCGGAGTGCCTTTCGTTCGAGAAGTGGCTTGCGAAGGCGGATGCGGCTCTCTACGAGGCCAAGCGTACGGGCCGGAACAAGTGCTGCGTGGCTTAG
- a CDS encoding DUF885 domain-containing protein: MRKPLLALALAAFALLPANIPAQRLSADGAPQTFDFLAEQFFSDIYFRYSPTTGTQAGLHQYDTQLEDYSAAEMQREVAALHAIEKKIEAVPADALDASVQADREILLNTIQSTLLTLEVIRPWEKNPDTYSSGIANSAFVIMSRAYAPANTRLKAVVARELLMPQVLLEARKNLKNPPKIYTEIALEQIDGNISFFQNDLPSAFKDADSTVAKAAFAKSNAAVIQALKDYATWMKTDLLPRSNGDFRFGADTFRKKLAYDEMVGTPLETLLQIAYDDAHRNQAEFARVAKEVDPTKTPLEVLAQLATIHPPPDKLLETFQGQFSGLISFIKTHHIITIPSDVEPTLEETPPFLRATTQASMDPPGPFETHSTKAYFNVTLPEKDWSAARIAEHMAAFNIGTITSTAVHEAYPGHYVQFLYLNQFPSKIRKLLGANTNIEGWAHYCEQMMLDEGYLPDGVDAKQAKLIRLGQLQDALLRDARFIVAIRMHTGVGGPLTTDEAAQLFVKEGYQSPSIGSMETKRGTADATYLYYTLGKLEIMKLRADVKAQQGAAFSLEEFHNAFMHQGFAPVKVIRKAMLHDDSPVM; this comes from the coding sequence ATGCGCAAGCCACTCCTCGCTCTTGCCCTCGCGGCCTTCGCTCTCCTTCCTGCAAACATTCCGGCCCAGCGCCTTTCAGCCGACGGGGCGCCCCAGACCTTCGACTTTCTCGCGGAGCAGTTCTTCTCCGACATCTACTTCCGCTACAGCCCCACCACCGGCACCCAGGCCGGACTGCACCAGTACGACACGCAGCTTGAGGACTACTCCGCCGCCGAGATGCAGCGTGAGGTTGCCGCTCTGCACGCGATCGAGAAGAAGATTGAGGCCGTTCCCGCCGACGCGCTCGATGCCTCCGTTCAGGCAGACCGCGAGATCCTGCTGAACACCATCCAGTCCACGCTGCTCACGCTCGAGGTCATCCGTCCCTGGGAGAAGAACCCCGACACCTACTCCTCCGGCATCGCCAACTCGGCGTTCGTCATCATGAGCCGGGCCTACGCCCCCGCGAACACGCGGCTGAAGGCGGTCGTCGCGCGCGAGCTCCTGATGCCACAGGTGCTTCTCGAAGCGCGGAAGAACCTGAAGAACCCGCCTAAGATCTACACCGAGATCGCCCTCGAACAGATCGACGGCAACATCAGCTTCTTCCAGAACGATCTTCCCTCGGCCTTCAAGGACGCCGACAGCACCGTCGCCAAGGCCGCCTTTGCGAAGTCGAACGCCGCCGTCATCCAGGCTCTGAAGGACTATGCCACCTGGATGAAGACCGATCTCCTGCCGCGCTCGAATGGCGATTTCCGCTTCGGCGCCGACACCTTCCGCAAGAAGCTCGCCTATGACGAGATGGTCGGCACGCCGCTCGAGACGCTGCTGCAGATCGCCTACGACGACGCGCACCGCAACCAGGCCGAGTTCGCACGCGTGGCCAAAGAGGTCGATCCGACCAAGACCCCGCTCGAAGTGCTGGCGCAACTGGCTACCATTCATCCTCCGCCGGACAAGCTGCTCGAGACGTTCCAGGGCCAGTTCTCGGGGTTGATCTCCTTCATCAAGACGCACCACATCATCACGATCCCATCGGACGTCGAGCCCACGCTCGAAGAGACCCCGCCCTTCCTGCGCGCGACCACGCAGGCCTCGATGGACCCTCCGGGTCCGTTTGAGACGCACTCCACCAAGGCCTACTTCAACGTCACGCTGCCCGAAAAGGACTGGTCCGCCGCCCGCATCGCGGAGCATATGGCCGCGTTCAATATCGGCACGATTACCTCCACCGCGGTGCATGAGGCGTACCCGGGACACTACGTCCAGTTCCTCTATCTGAACCAGTTTCCCTCGAAGATCCGCAAGCTGCTTGGGGCCAACACCAACATCGAAGGGTGGGCGCACTATTGCGAGCAGATGATGCTGGACGAGGGGTATCTTCCTGACGGCGTGGATGCGAAGCAGGCCAAACTGATCCGTCTGGGGCAGTTGCAGGATGCGCTTCTGCGCGACGCGCGCTTTATTGTCGCCATCCGGATGCACACCGGCGTCGGCGGCCCGCTGACCACGGACGAAGCAGCCCAGCTCTTCGTCAAGGAGGGCTACCAGTCCCCCTCGATCGGTTCCATGGAGACCAAGCGCGGCACCGCCGATGCCACCTATCTCTACTACACGCTGGGCAAACTCGAGATCATGAAGCTGAGGGCGGATGTGAAGGCGCAGCAAGGCGCGGCCTTCTCGCTGGAGGAGTTCCACAACGCGTTCATGCACCAGGGATTTGCGCCGGTGAAGGTGATTCGCAAGGCGATGCTGCATGACGATTCGCCAGTCATGTAG
- a CDS encoding TIGR03435 family protein: MRLLLSLVLLSSTACAQETFQVATIKPSAPDTPKGMQIRGNRFATTGTTPLDLLVFAYNIHGSQLIGGPEWLRTSKFDVMADPESERQSTSPEIKAMLAELLTERFHLVLHHEQRELSVYAIVKGNKEPVLRVTEGNAIHMPTGGLVPPGSLYVKNATMTNFAAFLQRFASSDIDRPVIDQTGIPGKFDFELHYTPANAPADTHADATAHPGIFTAMQEQLGLKLKLTRAPVDVLLVDSATQPTPD, encoded by the coding sequence ATGCGTCTTCTGCTTTCGCTTGTACTACTTAGCTCCACCGCGTGCGCCCAAGAGACGTTTCAGGTCGCGACCATCAAACCCAGTGCTCCCGATACGCCGAAGGGCATGCAGATTCGCGGCAATCGATTTGCGACCACGGGCACCACGCCGCTGGACTTGCTCGTCTTCGCCTATAACATCCATGGAAGCCAGTTGATCGGCGGCCCGGAGTGGCTTCGCACCAGCAAGTTCGATGTAATGGCCGATCCCGAGAGCGAAAGACAGTCCACCTCGCCGGAGATAAAGGCGATGCTCGCGGAGTTGCTGACGGAGCGGTTCCACCTGGTGCTGCACCATGAGCAACGCGAGCTTTCGGTCTATGCCATTGTGAAGGGCAACAAGGAACCCGTGCTGAGGGTGACGGAGGGCAATGCGATCCATATGCCCACGGGCGGGCTCGTGCCTCCGGGAAGCCTCTACGTGAAGAACGCGACGATGACCAACTTTGCCGCGTTTCTGCAGCGCTTTGCGAGCAGCGATATCGATCGCCCTGTGATCGACCAGACCGGGATTCCGGGGAAGTTCGACTTTGAACTGCACTACACGCCGGCGAATGCACCGGCGGACACTCATGCCGATGCGACCGCTCACCCGGGCATCTTCACGGCCATGCAGGAGCAGCTTGGGCTGAAGCTGAAGCTGACGCGGGCACCGGTCGATGTGCTGCTTGTCGACTCCGCCACGCAGCCGACGCCGGATTGA